A window from Pseudobacteriovorax antillogorgiicola encodes these proteins:
- a CDS encoding SpoVR family protein: MSFNTQLTPELLDLTISIAETSRENGLNFFDTIFELVDYKQLNEIAAYGGFPTRYPHWRFGMDYERLAKSYTYGLSVIYEMVINNDPCYAYLLRANNMVSQKTVIAHVYGHCDFFKNNYWFQKTNRKMLDQMANHASTIRRYIEDVGHDVVEDFVDCCLSLENLIDIYSPFFSTPKKDEDEDEEKYRADPVKKLQSKKYMDSYVNPKEFLDELKKKQEDELQKKKNFPEEPQKDVLKFLMEYAPLSNWQRRVLGIIRDEAYYFAPQGQTKIINEGWASYWHSKMMTELHPLTDAEIIDYCDQHSGIVAAAPGQLNPYKLGIELLRHIERRWDKGQFGLEYLDCDDPKKRASWDTQAGLGKEKLFEVRRIHNDITFIDAFLDEDFCHEHKLFIYDYDRRNNRYVISGRDFRDIKKQLLKQLTNFGQPIIMVKDANYKNRNELLLQHQYDDVDLKHDFTLECLKNLYKIWQRPVHIETIIEDVPRRVSFDGSNHNVEKI; the protein is encoded by the coding sequence ATGAGTTTCAATACGCAACTCACACCCGAACTACTCGATCTCACGATCAGCATCGCAGAGACATCTCGTGAAAATGGTCTCAATTTCTTCGATACGATTTTCGAACTTGTGGACTATAAACAGCTCAACGAGATCGCTGCCTATGGAGGCTTCCCAACCCGATATCCGCACTGGCGCTTCGGAATGGATTACGAACGTCTAGCAAAGAGCTATACCTACGGTTTGTCAGTTATCTATGAAATGGTCATCAATAACGATCCTTGCTATGCTTATCTGCTACGCGCCAACAACATGGTTTCGCAAAAGACAGTTATTGCTCATGTCTATGGTCATTGCGACTTCTTCAAGAATAACTATTGGTTCCAAAAGACCAATCGCAAGATGCTGGATCAAATGGCAAACCATGCATCGACTATACGCCGTTACATCGAGGATGTTGGCCACGATGTTGTCGAAGACTTTGTCGATTGCTGCCTTTCTCTTGAAAATCTTATTGATATCTACTCTCCCTTCTTTAGCACTCCCAAGAAAGACGAGGACGAAGATGAGGAAAAATACCGTGCTGACCCTGTGAAAAAGCTTCAATCCAAGAAGTACATGGACAGCTACGTGAATCCAAAAGAGTTTCTAGATGAACTTAAGAAAAAGCAGGAGGACGAACTCCAGAAGAAGAAAAATTTCCCCGAAGAGCCTCAAAAGGATGTCTTGAAGTTTTTGATGGAATACGCGCCTCTCAGCAATTGGCAGCGACGGGTCCTCGGCATCATTCGCGACGAAGCTTACTACTTTGCCCCCCAAGGACAAACCAAAATTATCAACGAGGGCTGGGCTTCTTACTGGCACAGTAAAATGATGACAGAACTCCACCCCCTCACCGATGCTGAAATCATCGATTATTGCGATCAGCATTCAGGAATCGTAGCTGCTGCTCCGGGCCAACTGAATCCCTACAAGCTTGGCATTGAACTTTTGAGACATATCGAGAGGCGCTGGGATAAAGGGCAATTCGGCCTTGAGTATCTGGACTGTGATGATCCAAAGAAAAGAGCCTCCTGGGACACTCAGGCCGGTTTGGGCAAGGAAAAGCTCTTCGAAGTTCGTCGGATACACAATGATATCACGTTTATCGACGCCTTTCTTGACGAAGATTTTTGTCATGAGCATAAGCTTTTTATATATGACTACGATCGGCGCAATAATCGCTACGTCATCTCTGGAAGAGACTTTAGGGATATCAAGAAGCAACTCCTTAAACAGCTAACTAATTTTGGCCAACCTATTATTATGGTCAAAGATGCAAACTACAAAAACCGTAATGAGTTACTTCTCCAGCACCAGTATGATGATGTGGATCTTAAACATGACTTTACCCTAGAGTGTTTGAAAAACCTCTATAAGATTTGGCAACGGCCTGTTCACATTGAAACCATCATCGAAGATGTACCCCGACGGGTCTCATTCGACGGTTCTAATCACAATGTGGAAAAGATCTAA
- the rpiB gene encoding ribose 5-phosphate isomerase B encodes MKIGIASDHGGRELKHLVVEFLDSQNIEVQDYGVARDDATSVDYPDYAEKLAKDVAAGKCERGILICGTGIGMSIAANKVAGIRATLVWDDFTAKMSRLHNNSNVLCLGERVLNHHRALDLVQIWLEASFEGSRHQRRLDKISALETQ; translated from the coding sequence ATGAAAATCGGAATCGCCTCGGACCACGGAGGGCGAGAACTGAAACATCTCGTGGTCGAGTTTCTAGACTCACAAAATATCGAAGTTCAAGATTATGGCGTAGCAAGAGATGACGCCACCTCAGTTGACTACCCAGATTATGCAGAAAAACTAGCCAAAGATGTAGCCGCCGGCAAATGCGAGCGAGGCATCCTAATTTGCGGCACAGGTATTGGCATGTCAATAGCAGCAAATAAGGTCGCCGGTATTCGTGCAACTCTCGTTTGGGATGATTTTACGGCCAAAATGTCACGCCTCCACAATAATTCTAATGTTCTTTGCCTTGGGGAAAGAGTATTAAATCATCATAGAGCCCTTGATCTGGTTCAAATCTGGCTTGAAGCCTCGTTTGAAGGCAGCCGCCACCAGCGTCGGCTCGATAAAATCTCGGCACTAGAAACTCAATAA
- the nrdR gene encoding transcriptional regulator NrdR, producing MKCPKCDQRDTKVLESRISNEGRSVRRRRVCTKCHHRFTTYEKQEELTLQVKKRDGTFDVFNREKIISALSMACRKRNISIDQIESMVAGIEAHLRGNGERTVTSQKIGDLVMKKLRQTDHVAYVRFASIYKDFKDPEEFLRELKDLKDVRELT from the coding sequence GTGAAATGCCCGAAGTGTGACCAACGCGATACCAAGGTCCTAGAAAGCCGCATCAGCAACGAAGGGCGCAGTGTGCGCCGTCGGCGCGTTTGCACCAAGTGTCACCATCGCTTTACCACTTATGAGAAGCAAGAAGAGCTAACTCTTCAGGTGAAAAAGCGAGATGGCACCTTCGATGTTTTCAATCGCGAAAAAATCATCAGCGCCCTTTCTATGGCTTGTCGAAAGCGCAACATTTCCATCGATCAGATCGAGTCGATGGTTGCAGGTATCGAGGCCCACCTTCGCGGTAACGGCGAGCGAACGGTCACGAGCCAAAAAATTGGTGACTTGGTGATGAAAAAACTTCGCCAAACCGATCATGTGGCATATGTTCGCTTCGCCTCCATCTATAAAGACTTCAAAGATCCTGAGGAATTTTTGCGCGAGCTTAAAGATCTCAAGGACGTTAGGGAACTCACATAA
- a CDS encoding PrkA family serine protein kinase, translating into MDASKIISTINEHEFNDQYQQLHWTGSFSEYLDQVIEHPGIARTAFQRVYDMIYSYGFEKYEEYKKEIYHWKFFDDPIDMGKDAIFGLDIHLTKLVNVFKAAAQRYGPEKRVILLHGPVGSAKSTIARLLKKGIQEYSRTPEGALYTYDWVNIGEILKMENDMPCPIHEEPLHLIPNERRGSVLEILNKNRDRAESIHIEGDLCPACRYVYNKLMEEYKGNWEKVIENHIRIRRLVLSEQDRVGIGTFQPKDEKNQDSTELTGDINYRKIAQYGSDSDPRAFNFDGEFNVANRGIIEFVEVLKLDVAFLYDLLTASQEHKIKPKKFAQTDIDEVIIGHTNEPEYRKLQNNEFMEALRDRTVKIDVPYITRLNKETEIYKKDFNAETVPHIHIAPHTIEMAAMWAILTRLEDPKKANLTIMQKMKLYNGKSIPGFTEDNIKELRKETTREGMDGISPRYIQDKISNSLVTDKGNGCINPFIILNELESGLKTHSLIKDEDTKKRYRELLSLVKMEYEDIVKHEVQRAISADESAIDKLCGNYIDNVKAYTQKEKVKNPYTGDNEEPDERLMRSIEEKIDIAESRKDDFRREIMNYIGALALEGKPFDFRTNERLHKALELKLFEDQKDTIKLTSLVSNVVDKEAQAKIDVVKNRLIKNYGYCEICANDALGFVSSVFARGDIVKKDKK; encoded by the coding sequence ATGGACGCTAGCAAGATCATCAGTACAATTAATGAGCATGAATTTAACGATCAGTACCAACAACTTCATTGGACTGGCTCGTTTTCAGAGTACCTCGATCAAGTGATCGAGCACCCTGGAATCGCGAGGACAGCCTTCCAACGGGTTTACGATATGATCTACTCCTACGGCTTTGAAAAGTATGAGGAGTACAAGAAAGAGATCTATCATTGGAAGTTCTTTGACGACCCCATAGACATGGGTAAAGATGCGATCTTCGGATTGGACATTCACCTCACCAAACTCGTCAATGTATTTAAGGCGGCAGCTCAAAGATACGGACCAGAAAAACGGGTCATTCTGTTGCATGGACCGGTTGGTTCCGCGAAGTCGACCATTGCTCGCCTCCTTAAAAAGGGCATCCAGGAGTACAGTCGAACTCCTGAAGGAGCTTTATATACCTATGATTGGGTCAACATTGGTGAAATACTCAAGATGGAGAACGACATGCCTTGTCCGATCCATGAAGAGCCTCTTCACCTGATTCCAAACGAGCGTCGTGGCTCCGTGCTGGAGATTCTCAATAAGAATAGGGATCGCGCTGAATCTATTCATATTGAAGGAGATCTTTGCCCGGCTTGTCGTTACGTCTACAACAAATTGATGGAAGAGTACAAAGGCAACTGGGAAAAAGTTATTGAGAACCATATTCGCATTCGGCGCTTGGTTCTTTCTGAGCAAGATCGTGTGGGAATCGGAACCTTCCAGCCAAAGGATGAGAAGAACCAGGATTCCACCGAGCTTACGGGCGATATCAACTATCGTAAGATTGCCCAATATGGATCGGATTCCGACCCTCGCGCATTTAACTTCGACGGTGAATTCAACGTCGCCAACCGTGGTATCATTGAATTTGTCGAGGTGTTAAAGCTAGATGTTGCGTTCTTGTATGACCTTCTCACGGCCAGTCAGGAACATAAGATCAAGCCCAAGAAGTTTGCTCAAACTGATATTGACGAAGTGATCATTGGTCATACTAATGAACCCGAATATAGAAAGCTTCAGAACAATGAATTCATGGAAGCCCTAAGAGATCGTACCGTAAAAATCGATGTTCCATACATCACTCGGCTTAACAAGGAAACTGAAATCTACAAAAAGGATTTCAATGCTGAAACGGTACCTCATATTCACATCGCGCCCCATACGATTGAAATGGCAGCCATGTGGGCAATTTTAACAAGACTCGAAGATCCCAAAAAAGCTAACTTGACAATCATGCAGAAAATGAAGCTCTACAATGGCAAGTCCATTCCTGGCTTTACAGAGGATAATATCAAGGAGCTTCGTAAGGAGACAACCCGAGAAGGTATGGACGGGATCTCTCCACGTTATATACAGGATAAAATATCCAACTCTCTTGTAACTGACAAAGGCAATGGCTGCATCAATCCCTTCATCATTCTGAATGAGCTTGAATCAGGATTAAAGACTCACTCTTTAATCAAAGACGAAGATACCAAGAAACGCTACCGTGAACTTCTATCTTTAGTGAAGATGGAGTATGAAGACATCGTCAAGCATGAAGTCCAGAGAGCTATCTCAGCTGATGAAAGCGCCATCGACAAGCTATGCGGCAACTACATTGATAACGTCAAGGCTTACACTCAGAAAGAAAAAGTCAAGAATCCTTACACAGGAGACAATGAGGAGCCTGATGAAAGACTGATGCGTTCAATTGAAGAGAAAATTGATATCGCCGAAAGTCGCAAGGATGACTTCCGCAGGGAAATCATGAACTATATCGGTGCACTTGCTCTAGAAGGCAAGCCATTCGACTTCCGCACCAATGAACGTTTGCACAAGGCTCTAGAGCTAAAGCTTTTTGAAGACCAAAAGGACACTATCAAGCTGACGAGCCTCGTTTCTAACGTTGTTGATAAGGAGGCTCAGGCCAAAATCGATGTTGTCAAGAACCGTTTGATCAAGAACTACGGCTACTGTGAAATCTGTGCCAACGATGCCCTTGGCTTCGTTTCCAGTGTTTTCGCCCGTGGCGACATCGTCAAGAAAGACAAGAAATAA
- a CDS encoding acyl carrier protein — MSADIEGKLKQIVVNQLGVEEAAVVGKAKFIEDLGADSLDIVELVMAMEEAFGIDIPDEEAEGIRTVEDAVSYVKKTQDLA, encoded by the coding sequence ATGTCCGCAGATATCGAAGGAAAACTTAAGCAAATCGTCGTGAACCAACTTGGTGTTGAAGAAGCAGCAGTTGTTGGTAAAGCAAAATTCATTGAAGATCTAGGTGCTGATTCCCTAGATATCGTTGAACTTGTGATGGCTATGGAAGAAGCATTTGGCATCGACATCCCAGATGAAGAAGCTGAAGGCATCCGTACCGTTGAAGATGCAGTGTCTTACGTGAAAAAAACGCAAGACCTAGCTTAG
- a CDS encoding riboflavin synthase produces MFTGLVETTGRIKSIHDHEGISRFVVEGLNPKQFDAKFGDSIAVNGCCLTVTEIFDDGYSFDVSRETLSVTNLGALAPRKRVNLERAMQIGDRLGGHLVSGHVDGKATIESIDKQSDGWEVVISLNHSLSRYVIPKGSICLDGVSLTVNELKDESAHSLIHLMLIPATIEETTFAELPVGWQLNVEVDMISKFMERLSKFQPN; encoded by the coding sequence ATGTTTACTGGACTAGTCGAGACTACGGGTCGTATCAAATCTATTCACGATCACGAGGGAATTTCTCGCTTTGTGGTCGAAGGGCTGAATCCCAAGCAGTTCGATGCCAAGTTCGGAGATAGCATCGCAGTCAATGGCTGCTGCCTCACGGTAACAGAGATCTTCGATGACGGTTATTCATTCGATGTTTCCCGAGAGACTTTAAGTGTGACCAACCTGGGCGCTTTGGCCCCTCGTAAACGGGTGAACCTCGAACGAGCCATGCAGATTGGCGACCGTTTGGGAGGACATTTGGTTTCTGGGCATGTAGACGGCAAAGCCACCATAGAATCCATTGACAAACAAAGCGATGGCTGGGAAGTAGTCATTAGCTTGAACCACTCCTTGAGCCGTTACGTGATTCCAAAAGGATCAATTTGTCTCGATGGAGTTAGCTTAACAGTCAATGAACTGAAAGATGAATCGGCTCACAGCCTGATCCACCTGATGCTTATCCCTGCCACCATCGAAGAAACCACCTTCGCGGAGCTTCCTGTCGGCTGGCAGCTGAATGTTGAGGTGGATATGATCTCCAAGTTCATGGAAAGATTAAGTAAGTTCCAGCCAAACTAA
- a CDS encoding UDP-2,3-diacylglucosamine diphosphatase, which yields MTDFNASLVVASDIHLHSAYDEKGRLLLKALRQVAEGNVEYFVFLGDIFDFCLGSHPYFQRRFEAIGAALEAVAASGTRVIYLEGNHEFRIKDFGWEGVEFYPSGEAELEISTGERFKMAHGDMIYSHERYKKFRKVVKSQWLTGAARLVPGPLMNWLATRGAHISRSQDEYRTINHDAILGAVYSWLETTAHDYGLFGHFHVPYAESRRDGRKGGVFSVDCWDKPNFLVFREGAFHRWLPQEASKRPQLMPAKPLLAGNQG from the coding sequence TTGACAGATTTTAACGCATCTCTAGTGGTGGCATCCGATATCCATCTGCATTCTGCCTATGATGAAAAGGGTCGTCTGCTTCTAAAGGCTCTGAGGCAAGTTGCTGAAGGGAATGTCGAGTACTTTGTTTTCCTTGGGGATATTTTTGATTTCTGCCTTGGCAGTCATCCCTATTTTCAGAGGCGGTTTGAAGCTATTGGAGCGGCTTTGGAGGCCGTGGCTGCTTCTGGAACCCGTGTGATCTACCTTGAAGGCAATCATGAGTTTCGGATTAAGGATTTCGGCTGGGAAGGAGTAGAGTTTTACCCTTCTGGAGAAGCTGAGCTTGAAATTAGCACCGGAGAACGGTTCAAAATGGCTCATGGCGATATGATATATTCCCACGAACGGTATAAGAAATTCCGAAAGGTTGTGAAGTCACAATGGCTTACTGGTGCGGCTCGTCTAGTGCCCGGTCCCCTCATGAACTGGTTGGCCACTCGGGGAGCTCATATCTCGCGCTCTCAAGATGAATATCGAACGATCAATCACGACGCAATACTGGGTGCGGTCTACTCATGGCTCGAAACCACAGCCCACGACTACGGTTTGTTTGGGCACTTCCATGTGCCTTATGCAGAATCCCGTCGCGACGGGCGAAAGGGTGGTGTCTTTAGTGTGGACTGCTGGGATAAGCCCAACTTTTTGGTGTTTCGGGAAGGGGCCTTTCATAGGTGGCTGCCTCAAGAAGCCAGTAAGCGGCCACAGCTTATGCCGGCCAAACCACTTCTTGCCGGTAACCAAGGCTAG
- a CDS encoding 7TM diverse intracellular signaling domain-containing protein, giving the protein MKRGFSMLKHSRWLIVSIFALALPTPSSSNDGRGIDYKEAGNYDVAQSHLSPLSFKSFYIDRYSSKYSSLDSSSILKYSATLSDTDPTPRNYVLVIPFPWKSTQAFLTPNKGERYELPRLDYRYDSYSISDQDLPAHIELWLDPGGYPTPRINPQIYSQDAWIVSANQDNLIEGIGFGIIAIMIIYNLGMYLSFRHGYFLYYCTYAISLLAVLIHSAGYVYFIHPLIMLASGGSGIFLLFMVGDLLLDSNHRKLRRAQWLLILVSCLAIIGNVFHLIAVSSLVLSVSSCVGFAIFTSLYRLRQGEKVAIHLLAGWLVLAVSIGLSMMVNYESLAVLAWSPFIGIVLETCIFSFAMSIKARQTELSALAAKNHSYQQLQKVFYPHQIQQMEQGNQLESTMPCGTGKAIALSFDAVASSEIDPSLAFRFFRELFSQFNDRISQGYRADPLQASAHRVKEMGDGFLCTVNFPFLAPDQSAGGPEKEAILLAKDMIKIFQRCRQRFSLEGISFCTAGLAKGDVLSFFPSSEPVDYDLFGEALILATRYEEFAMKLGKSRHLSADILAVQSEVFEALPSQSIDLEKIDLNELGFQVRNDPNAKTCYILVDHGESPEASNAAS; this is encoded by the coding sequence GTGAAACGTGGTTTCTCTATGCTCAAGCACAGTCGCTGGCTCATAGTATCGATATTTGCCTTAGCTTTACCAACCCCATCATCATCGAATGATGGTCGAGGCATAGACTATAAAGAAGCTGGCAACTACGATGTGGCTCAGAGTCACCTGTCTCCTCTGAGCTTCAAAAGCTTCTACATTGACAGATACTCTTCCAAATATTCTAGCCTAGATTCCTCAAGTATCTTAAAGTATTCAGCAACCCTATCGGACACCGATCCTACCCCAAGGAATTACGTACTTGTTATCCCCTTTCCGTGGAAGTCGACACAGGCCTTTCTCACGCCAAACAAAGGGGAACGCTACGAATTACCTCGGCTGGATTATCGCTACGACTCCTATAGTATCTCTGATCAGGACCTACCTGCTCATATTGAGCTATGGCTCGACCCTGGAGGTTATCCCACCCCTCGCATCAACCCTCAGATATACTCTCAAGATGCTTGGATCGTTAGCGCCAACCAAGACAACTTGATTGAAGGCATAGGCTTTGGGATCATTGCGATCATGATTATCTATAATCTAGGTATGTACCTAAGCTTTCGCCATGGCTACTTTCTTTATTACTGCACCTACGCGATTAGCCTTTTAGCTGTGTTGATCCATTCCGCAGGGTACGTCTACTTCATCCATCCACTAATCATGCTCGCGAGCGGTGGCAGCGGCATTTTTCTTTTATTCATGGTGGGAGATCTTCTGTTAGATTCTAACCATCGCAAACTGCGTCGAGCACAATGGCTCCTTATCTTAGTCAGCTGCCTCGCTATCATAGGTAATGTTTTTCATCTAATAGCTGTATCTAGTTTGGTTCTATCTGTATCTTCCTGTGTAGGATTTGCCATCTTCACATCCCTTTACAGATTAAGACAGGGTGAAAAAGTAGCCATACACCTACTTGCTGGATGGCTAGTACTCGCTGTCTCTATTGGCCTTTCCATGATGGTGAACTATGAATCCCTAGCGGTCCTCGCTTGGTCTCCATTTATTGGTATCGTTTTAGAAACCTGTATTTTCTCATTTGCTATGAGTATCAAAGCCAGACAAACTGAGCTTTCTGCACTAGCTGCAAAGAATCACTCCTACCAACAACTGCAAAAAGTTTTTTACCCCCATCAGATCCAGCAGATGGAGCAAGGAAACCAACTTGAATCAACAATGCCGTGCGGCACTGGCAAGGCTATTGCTCTCTCCTTTGATGCTGTCGCTAGTTCTGAGATCGACCCCAGCTTGGCCTTTCGCTTCTTTAGAGAGCTATTCTCACAGTTCAATGACAGGATCAGTCAAGGCTATCGTGCAGATCCCTTGCAAGCCAGCGCTCATAGGGTCAAAGAGATGGGTGACGGCTTTCTGTGTACCGTAAACTTTCCTTTTTTAGCACCTGATCAATCAGCAGGAGGACCCGAGAAAGAAGCCATCTTACTTGCCAAGGATATGATAAAAATATTCCAAAGGTGCCGCCAGCGGTTTTCCCTCGAAGGCATTAGTTTTTGCACCGCCGGGCTTGCCAAGGGGGACGTGTTGAGTTTTTTTCCAAGCAGTGAACCAGTGGACTACGATCTTTTTGGAGAGGCACTCATCCTCGCCACACGCTACGAGGAGTTTGCCATGAAGCTTGGCAAATCAAGACATCTTTCGGCTGATATTTTAGCGGTGCAAAGCGAGGTCTTCGAAGCTTTGCCTTCGCAGTCTATTGACCTGGAAAAGATCGACTTGAATGAGCTGGGATTCCAAGTGAGAAATGATCCTAACGCAAAAACTTGCTACATCCTCGTCGACCATGGAGAGTCACCCGAAGCAAGCAACGCTGCATCCTAG
- a CDS encoding DUF444 family protein translates to MPMKMESDLNRFRKIVRGKIKKELRRFISSGDLVARQGNKKVTIPLPRIDIPKFKFGSKEQGGVGQGEGEVGDSVGQGEPQPGEGEAGDQEGQHSLEVDVTLEELAQILGEELELPNIEDKGKDTIEDKKYKFTGIQKQGPESLRHFKRTYKQALMRTISMGLYDPEDPVIVPIKDDKRFRSFNVHNEPVANAVIIYMMDVSGSMGDEQKEIVRLTSFWLDTWLSTQYNGLERRFIIHDATAREVDADTFYRTKESGGTLISSAYKLALKLIEENFNPSEWNIYLFHFSDGDNWSGNDTADCMKLLETSLIPVSNMFCYGQVESRYGSGQFLRDLHKHFGESNEKITTTQIKDRDAIMEALKVFLGKGR, encoded by the coding sequence ATGCCAATGAAAATGGAATCTGATCTCAATCGATTCCGTAAGATCGTCCGGGGCAAAATCAAAAAGGAACTGAGACGATTTATTTCAAGCGGCGATCTTGTTGCCCGTCAGGGCAACAAGAAGGTGACCATCCCACTGCCAAGAATCGATATACCCAAGTTTAAATTCGGCTCGAAAGAGCAGGGCGGCGTGGGCCAAGGTGAAGGCGAGGTTGGCGATTCAGTTGGTCAAGGTGAGCCCCAACCAGGAGAAGGGGAGGCTGGTGATCAAGAAGGTCAGCATAGTCTTGAAGTGGATGTTACCTTAGAAGAACTCGCACAAATACTTGGTGAAGAGCTTGAATTGCCCAATATCGAAGATAAGGGCAAGGATACGATTGAAGATAAAAAATATAAGTTTACAGGAATCCAAAAACAGGGCCCTGAATCTCTTAGGCACTTTAAGCGAACTTATAAGCAAGCCTTGATGCGCACTATTTCTATGGGACTATACGATCCCGAAGATCCAGTGATAGTGCCTATCAAGGATGATAAGCGGTTTCGATCTTTCAATGTTCACAACGAACCAGTTGCCAATGCCGTCATCATCTATATGATGGATGTTTCAGGGTCCATGGGTGACGAACAAAAAGAGATCGTTCGCCTAACCTCCTTCTGGCTAGATACTTGGCTTAGCACCCAATACAACGGGCTCGAACGACGGTTCATCATTCATGATGCCACTGCGCGAGAAGTTGATGCGGATACTTTTTACCGAACCAAAGAGTCTGGCGGCACTCTAATCAGCTCGGCTTACAAGCTCGCGCTTAAGCTTATTGAAGAAAACTTCAACCCATCAGAATGGAATATCTACCTATTTCATTTCTCCGACGGGGATAATTGGTCTGGCAACGATACCGCCGACTGTATGAAGCTTCTTGAAACCAGCCTCATTCCAGTTTCGAATATGTTTTGCTATGGTCAAGTTGAGTCGCGGTATGGCTCTGGTCAATTCCTAAGGGATTTGCACAAGCATTTTGGAGAAAGTAACGAAAAGATCACAACAACCCAGATCAAGGACCGCGATGCGATTATGGAAGCACTCAAGGTCTTCTTGGGTAAGGGGCGATAA
- the glyA gene encoding serine hydroxymethyltransferase, with translation MSKPWQQLSDYDPLVFDLIEQELERQETGLELIASENFASPRVVAAAGSILTNKYAEGLPGKRYYGGCSKVDGIEQIAIDRAKEIFGAKFANVQPHSGAQANAAVYLALLSPGDRVLGMDLSHGGHLTHGSKVNFSGINYESHFYGVSPESELLDYDEVERIATEVKPKMIIAGASAYPREIDFARFRQIADKVGAYLFVDMAHIAGLVAAGEHQNPVPFAHVVSTTTHKTLRGPRGGLLLWNDESLKINKAVFPGTQGGPLEHVIAAKAVAFKEALEPSFKDYQQSVKANAKALAEGLMETGLRIVSNGTENHLVLLDLSSTEVSGKDLEEALGKSHITVNKNTVPRETRSPFVTSGIRLGTAALTTRGMGPEEMKQIAVWIRRAFDHVGQDDELAKIHKEVEALTARFPLYPGWSQVK, from the coding sequence ATGAGCAAACCCTGGCAACAACTATCGGATTACGATCCTTTGGTTTTCGACCTCATCGAGCAAGAGTTAGAGCGACAGGAAACTGGTTTGGAGCTGATCGCGTCTGAGAACTTTGCGTCCCCTCGCGTGGTTGCGGCTGCGGGCAGCATCCTCACCAATAAATACGCCGAAGGCCTTCCTGGTAAGCGCTATTATGGCGGTTGTTCCAAAGTCGATGGCATCGAGCAGATTGCCATCGATCGTGCCAAGGAAATATTCGGAGCCAAGTTTGCAAACGTACAGCCTCACTCCGGTGCTCAGGCGAATGCTGCGGTTTATCTAGCCCTTCTCAGCCCTGGCGATCGAGTATTAGGCATGGACCTATCCCATGGGGGACACCTCACTCATGGCTCCAAGGTAAACTTCTCGGGAATCAATTATGAATCCCACTTCTATGGTGTAAGCCCCGAGTCGGAACTCCTTGACTACGACGAAGTGGAGCGAATTGCCACGGAAGTCAAACCCAAAATGATTATCGCTGGAGCAAGTGCTTACCCGAGAGAGATCGATTTCGCCCGCTTTAGGCAGATCGCCGACAAAGTTGGTGCCTATCTCTTTGTGGACATGGCTCATATTGCAGGGCTTGTCGCTGCCGGTGAACACCAAAACCCAGTGCCATTCGCCCATGTCGTTTCAACAACGACTCACAAGACCCTCCGTGGACCAAGGGGCGGCCTTCTCCTATGGAATGATGAGTCCTTAAAGATTAATAAGGCGGTTTTTCCTGGAACTCAAGGCGGACCTCTTGAGCATGTGATTGCAGCCAAGGCTGTAGCCTTCAAAGAAGCCCTTGAGCCAAGCTTCAAAGATTATCAGCAAAGTGTCAAAGCCAATGCAAAAGCGCTGGCCGAAGGACTGATGGAAACCGGCCTTCGTATAGTTTCCAACGGCACCGAGAATCACCTCGTCTTGCTCGACCTTTCCAGCACAGAAGTCAGCGGAAAAGACTTGGAAGAAGCACTTGGCAAAAGCCATATCACAGTAAATAAGAACACAGTGCCTCGCGAGACTCGCAGTCCCTTCGTTACCAGCGGTATCCGCTTGGGAACAGCAGCACTCACCACGCGTGGCATGGGACCTGAAGAGATGAAGCAGATTGCTGTTTGGATTCGACGGGCCTTCGATCACGTAGGTCAGGATGACGAACTGGCAAAAATTCACAAAGAGGTTGAGGCACTGACGGCTCGATTCCCACTTTATCCGGGTTGGAGCCAAGTCAAGTGA